CCGCCATGCCGCCGCCGAGGCGCCGACCGGCGCCGAGTTCGTGGTCGAGGTGGTGGTGGCGGCGGTCCGGGAGTTCCGGGCCGACCCGTCGGCGTCGCTGATCGGTCTGGTCCGCCCGGGCGAGGCGCTGGGCCCGGACGCGGTGGCGGTCACCCGGGCCTTCCTCGATCCGCTGCTCGAGCGCGAGCCGGGTCTGGCCGGCGAGATGGACGAGATCGCCGAGACGCTGATGCGGTTCGTGGTGTCGTTCCTCGTGACCGAGAGCCCTCCGCCGCGCTCGGACGAGGAGCTGCGGGCGTACCTGGTGCGTCGCCTCGTCCCCGCGCTGGGACTTCGGCCACCGCCTTTACAAAACTGACTCAAAGTGTAAGGTGCGGGTCTCGGGGGCGAGGGGGATCAGCATGACGGTGTCGGCATCCGAGCGGCGCATCCACGTCCGGACGTGCTCCTTGTGCGAGGCGATGTGCGGCCTCGAGGTCCACGTCGAGGGCGACCGGGTCGCGCTGATCCGGCCCAACCGGGCCGACGTGTGGAGCAAGGGCCACATCTGCCCCAAGGGCACGACGCTGGGCCACCTCCACCACGATCCCGACCGGCTGCGGAGCCCGCTGGTGCGTGAGGGCACCACCTGGCGCGAGGTCGGCTGGGACGAGGCGTTCCGGCGTTGCTCCGAGCTGCTGGGACCGGTGATCGAGGCCCACGGCATCGAGGCGGTGACGGCCTACGTGGGCAACCCGCTGGCCCACAACTTCAGCCTCGGCCGCTATGCCGGCGTCCTCATCGGCATGTCCGGCATCCCCATGATCTACTCGGCCGGCACCGTCGACCAGTGGCCCAAGAACGTCAGCTCGCACCTGATGTTCGGCGGGATGTGGAAGATCTCGGTCCCCGACATCGTGCGGACCGACCTGGTGGTGGTCATGGGGGCCAACCCGTACGCGTCGCAGGGCTCGCTGCTGGCCTGCCCCGACGTGATGGGCCACCTCGAGGCGATCCGGGCCCGGGGCGGCGAGGTGGTCGTGGTCGATCCCGTCCGCACCGGCACCGCGGCGAGGGCCGACGACTGGCTGGCCATCACCCCGGGGACGGACGCCGCGCTGCTGCTCGCGATCGCCCACGTCGTGGTGACCGAGGGCCGCGTCGACCTCGGACGCATCGGCCACCTGATCGACGGGGTCGACCGGTTCTGCGAGCTGGTCGCCGACTGGACCCCCGAGCGCGTCGCCCCGGTCACCGGCATCGACGCCGACCGCATCCGCTCGCTGGCCCGCAAGCTGGCCTCCACCGAGCGGGCCGTGGTCTACGGGCGGATCGGGCTGTGCAACCAGGAGTTCGGCACGCTGGCCAGCTGGCTGGTCGACGTGGTCAACATCATCACCGGGCACCTCGACACGGTCGGCGGCGCCATGTTCGCCCGGGCCTCGGCGTGGTCGGTCACCGATCTGCCGATGCCGGGGCTCGAGGGCGGCGTCGCCAACTTCGGGCGGTGGCGCACCCGGGTCCGCGGTGCGCCCGAGGTGCTGGGCCACGTCCCGGTGTCATGCCTGGCCGAGGAGATCGCCACGCCGGGCACCGGGCAGATCCGGGCCCTCTTCACGGTGGCGGGGAACCCCGTCCTGTCGACGCCCGGGGGCGACCGCCTCGATGCGGCCTTGGGTGGGTTGGACTGCATGATCAGCGTGGACAACTGGCTCAACGAGACCACCCGCCACGCCCACGTGATCCTGCCCGGGCTCTCGCCGCTCGAGCAGCCCCACCACGACGACCTGATCTGGAACTTCGCGGTGGGCAGCGCGGCGAAGTACTCACCGCCGCTGTTCCCGCCGACCGACGGCCGGCCCGAGGAGTGGGAGATCCTGATCCGCCTGGCCGGCGCCTGCCTCGGCCAACCCGCCGACCAGGTCGACGTGGCCGCCATCGACGACGGGTTCTTCGACGTCATGGCGTCGGTCAAGGGCTTCGACGGTGCCGAGCTGCGCCAGGGCTACGAGGCCGGCGGGCCCGAGCGGCTGCTCGACCTGACGCTGCGCACCGGGCCGTTCGGCGACCGCTACGGCCAGGACCCCGGCGGGCTCACGCTCGATCGCCTCAAGGCCGAGCCCAACGGCGTCGACCTCGGGCTCAACGAGCCGTGCCTCGAGCAGGTCCTCACCACCGAGGGCGGCAAGGTCGTGCTGGCCCCGACCTACATCACCGACGACCTGCCCCGCCTCGCGGCCCGGCTGGAGCGACCCGCTGACGACCTGGTGCTGGTCAGCCGCCGGCACCTGCGGTCGAACAACTCGTGGATGCACAACGTGCGGGTGCTGGTGAAGGGCAAGGACCGCTGCACCCTGCAGGTCCACCCCGACGACGCCACCCGCTGCGGGGTGCGCGACGGCGAGCTGGCGCGCGTGGCCTCCGAGAGCGGGACCGTCGACGTTCCGGTCGAGGTCACCGACGACATCCGGCCCGGCGTCGTCTCGTTGCCCCACGGCTGGGGCCACGACAAGCCCGGCACCCGCCTGTCGGTCGCCAACGACCACGCCGGGGTCAGCAGCAACGTCCTCGCCCCGGGCCGCTTCGTCGACGAGATCTCCGGCAACGCCGCCGTGAACGGCATCCCCGTCACCGTCGGCCCAGCCCCTGCCCCTGCCGATCAGGAGAGCCCGATCAGCTTCTCGTGACGAAGTGGTCGAGTGGTACCTGGTCCCAGGCCCGGACGAACCCTTCGGGAAGCTGGTCGAACGGCACGTGACGCCGGGCGTCGTCCTTGGACCAGGAGCTCGGGACCGGGTAGCGGGGGACGTCGCCGGCTCGACATGCCCGGGCGAGCTGCGTCGCACAGGTCTGCAGGTGCGCGAGCGCGAGGCGCGCCGCACCTTCCACGGCATCCCAGGCGGCGTCCCAGCCGACCGGTTCTCCGTCGTCGGCGGCTGCCAGCCGGTCCAGCCAGGCGAGCCACCGGGCCGCCTCGTCCGGGCGGCCCGCGCCCCCGGCGTCGACGTCGGTACGGAGGAACTGGTGGTAGACAGCGACGAACCACCAGGTCAGCCCCGATCTCTGCGTGCCGAGCGTGTCGCAGGCACGCCAGAACGGCAGGCCGGCGGTCGCGATGAGGATGTCCGCACCGTCAGCCGGCGCCGCCGAGTCGTCGAGCAGGGAGCGCAGGCGGGCCCAGACCGTCGGAGGGTCGGAGGGAAGCCCCCGCTGCGCCGCAGTCGGTAGCCGCAACCGGTCGACCCTCTGCTCCGTCCATCGGGCGGCGCCGGGCGGGCCCTCGAGATCGAGCTCTGCGCAACGCACGAACGTGCCGTCGGGGCCGTCTTCGACGGCGAGGCTCGTCTTCCGCACCCGGCCCGCGACGCGCGGCAGGGGCAGGGGCACCTCCGGCGCCACGCCCGGCAGGATCAGGTGGTGCAGGAGGTCCTCGTGGGATCCCACGTGGACCAGGAGATCGTCGCTGATCACGAAGTCGTCGCCGATGCGCCCACCCCGCGGCTGGGGCGACCCGGGCGTGATGCTCACGACGTAGTCGTGATGCTTCTCGTGGTAGACGACGACGACCGAATCGCCGAAGAACCGGAGCAGGTGGACGTCGGTGCCGAAGTAGGGGTTGTAGTGGTAGAGCCCGACGCTCACCCGGTCGAGACCGCCCCCGGCGACGTTGAGCGAGATCCGGTCGGGGGTCTCCTCCACCCAACCAGTCCGTAGGAGTCCGTCCCCGTCCTCCTCGACGACACGGGCGATCACCCTCCCCCTGGCCTGCGGTTGCGCCGTCAAGCCGACCACTCCGATGAGATCACCACGGTCCCTCTATGCCACCACCGCGACGCGCTTCCGCGGTCGACCGTCAGCGGGAGAGCTGGAACCAGTTGACGTTGACGAAGTCGGCGGTGGCCGAGGTACGGAAGACCAGGTAGAGCCGGTGCACGCCAGTCGCGGTGGACGAGAGGTTCGTCGTGGTCGTGGCCCAGGTCTGCCAGCCGCCGGTGTTCGACACGGGCACCGAGGCGATCAGCGGTCCGCTCACGCTGTCGAGGCGGTACTCGATGGTGCCCGTCGCCGTGGAGCCCGACGCGAGGCGGGTCGTGACCCGCACCGGGGTCGGCGAGCCGAAGTCGACGCCGTAGTAGCCGAGCGAGTCGCCGTTGCCGATCCAGCCCACGTTCTGGCCACAGCCGCTGTCGGTGCAGCGCTCGAGCAGGGTGCCGCTCTGCTCGTCGTAGTAGGCCGCGCCGATCAGGCTGTAGGGGCTCTGGGTGGCGGGGAACCGATCGCCGGCACCGAGGGGGAACAGGGCCGGTTTGCCGTCGCCGGCGTTGATGGGTTGCTGGGAGGCCGACTGCATCCAGGTCATGGGCAGCGTGCCGGTGGGGTTGTGGTCGCCGAACAGCACGTCGGCGACGCCCTGGCCCTCGGTGCCGGGCAACCAGGCGGCGACCAGCGCGTCCCAGCCGCCCAGCTCGGCGGCGATGTCGAGCGGCCGGCCCGAGACGAGAACCACGACCACCGGCACGCCCGAGGCCCGCAGCCGGGTCAGCGTGGCCAGGTCGGTCGAGCTGAGCGACATCGACCCGGGCCGGTCGCCCGCCCCCTCGGCGTAAGGGGTCTCACCCACGACGGCGATGGCGGCCTTGTACGTCCCGTCGATGCCGATCCCGTCGGCGTTGTAGGTGACGGTGGTGCCCGGTGACACGGCGGACCGGATGCCGCTGAGGATGGTGGTGCCCGGCGTGACGGCACCGCTGCCGCCCTGCCAGGAGACGGTCCAGCCGCCGCTCTGATGACCGATGTTGTCGGCGTTGCGGCCGGCCACGAAGTACCTGGGGGCGGACTTCGGCAACGGCAGCACGCCGAAGCGGTTCTTCAACAGCACCTGCGACTCGCGCACGGCCTGGCGGGCCAGCGTGCGGTGCGCCGAGCTGCCCACGGTGGCGGTCCAGGACCGGTCGGTCAGCGGCCGCTCGAACAGGCCGAGCTCGAACTTCTTCGTCAGGATGCGCCGGTTGGCGTCGTCGATGCGGCTCATGGCCACGCGCCCGGCCTGCACCTCGGCTCGCAGCACGGCGATGAAGTTCCGCCACTCGTGGGGCACCATCACCATGTCGACGCCGGCGTTGATCGAGTTGCGCACGTCGGCGGCGGAGAACCCGGGTTGGCCGTCGATCTGGTCGATGCCGTTCCAGTCGGAGACCACGAACCCCGAGAAGCCGAGCTCACCCTTGAGCACCGTGTTGATCAGGTAGGAGTGGCCGTGCAGCTTGGCGCCGTTCCACGAGCTGTACGAGATCATCACCGAGCCGACGCCGCGCTGGACGGCGGCCCGGAACGGCGGCAGGTGGATCGCCCGCAGGTCCGCCTCGCCGAGCTGGGTGTTGCCCTGGTCGACGCCGCCGGTGGTGCCGCCGTCGCCGAGGTAGTGCTTGGCCGTGGCCAGCACCGACGCCGGGCCGTTCAGGCTCGTGCCCTGCATGCCGTTGACGTAGGTGGCCAGCGAGCTGACGACGTTGGGGTCCTCGCTGTACGACTCGTACGTGCGGCCCCAGCGGTCGTTGCGGGCGACGCACAGGCATGGCGCGAAGTCCCAGTCGATGCCGGTCCCCGAGACCTCCTCCGCGGTGGCCCGGCCGATCTGCTGCACCAGCGTCGGGTTGCGGGTGGCACCCAAACCGACGTTGTGCGGGAAGATCGTCGCGCCGACCACGTTGTTGTGGCCGTGCACGGCGTCCACGCCGTAGATGATCGGGATGCCGAGGCGGCTCGTCACCGCGGCGTTCTGGTAGGCGTCGTACATGTTCGCCCACGCGGTGGCGTTGTTGGGCGACGGCGCCGAGCCGCCGCCCGACAGGATCGAGCCCAGCCGGTTGTCGCGCACGTCGGTCGGCGACGCCGCCTGGCGCTCGGCCTGGGTCATCTGCCCGAGCTTCTCGTCGAGGGTCATCCGGCTCAGCAGGTCGGCGACCCGGGTCGGGATCGGCAACGACGGATCGTGGTACGGCAGGTGGTTCGCCACGGCGCGGCTCGTCGGCACTGCCGCGGTGACGAGGACGAGCAGCAGCGCCACAAGGGCCCGTCGTCCAACGATGCGAGACGGCTTGATCACGCGATCACCCCCCGGGATGCGATCTCCTGTCCGC
This portion of the Acidimicrobiales bacterium genome encodes:
- a CDS encoding TetR/AcrR family transcriptional regulator; the encoded protein is MDEVTTRDRIILAAVECLARLGWERTTITEVAKRAGVTRPTLYAYFPTKDDLFAEVGGRAAEEISERIVRHAAAEAPTGAEFVVEVVVAAVREFRADPSASLIGLVRPGEALGPDAVAVTRAFLDPLLEREPGLAGEMDEIAETLMRFVVSFLVTESPPPRSDEELRAYLVRRLVPALGLRPPPLQN
- a CDS encoding molybdopterin-dependent oxidoreductase, with product MTVSASERRIHVRTCSLCEAMCGLEVHVEGDRVALIRPNRADVWSKGHICPKGTTLGHLHHDPDRLRSPLVREGTTWREVGWDEAFRRCSELLGPVIEAHGIEAVTAYVGNPLAHNFSLGRYAGVLIGMSGIPMIYSAGTVDQWPKNVSSHLMFGGMWKISVPDIVRTDLVVVMGANPYASQGSLLACPDVMGHLEAIRARGGEVVVVDPVRTGTAARADDWLAITPGTDAALLLAIAHVVVTEGRVDLGRIGHLIDGVDRFCELVADWTPERVAPVTGIDADRIRSLARKLASTERAVVYGRIGLCNQEFGTLASWLVDVVNIITGHLDTVGGAMFARASAWSVTDLPMPGLEGGVANFGRWRTRVRGAPEVLGHVPVSCLAEEIATPGTGQIRALFTVAGNPVLSTPGGDRLDAALGGLDCMISVDNWLNETTRHAHVILPGLSPLEQPHHDDLIWNFAVGSAAKYSPPLFPPTDGRPEEWEILIRLAGACLGQPADQVDVAAIDDGFFDVMASVKGFDGAELRQGYEAGGPERLLDLTLRTGPFGDRYGQDPGGLTLDRLKAEPNGVDLGLNEPCLEQVLTTEGGKVVLAPTYITDDLPRLAARLERPADDLVLVSRRHLRSNNSWMHNVRVLVKGKDRCTLQVHPDDATRCGVRDGELARVASESGTVDVPVEVTDDIRPGVVSLPHGWGHDKPGTRLSVANDHAGVSSNVLAPGRFVDEISGNAAVNGIPVTVGPAPAPADQESPISFS
- a CDS encoding glycoside hydrolase family 3 N-terminal domain-containing protein, with the protein product MIKPSRIVGRRALVALLLVLVTAAVPTSRAVANHLPYHDPSLPIPTRVADLLSRMTLDEKLGQMTQAERQAASPTDVRDNRLGSILSGGGSAPSPNNATAWANMYDAYQNAAVTSRLGIPIIYGVDAVHGHNNVVGATIFPHNVGLGATRNPTLVQQIGRATAEEVSGTGIDWDFAPCLCVARNDRWGRTYESYSEDPNVVSSLATYVNGMQGTSLNGPASVLATAKHYLGDGGTTGGVDQGNTQLGEADLRAIHLPPFRAAVQRGVGSVMISYSSWNGAKLHGHSYLINTVLKGELGFSGFVVSDWNGIDQIDGQPGFSAADVRNSINAGVDMVMVPHEWRNFIAVLRAEVQAGRVAMSRIDDANRRILTKKFELGLFERPLTDRSWTATVGSSAHRTLARQAVRESQVLLKNRFGVLPLPKSAPRYFVAGRNADNIGHQSGGWTVSWQGGSGAVTPGTTILSGIRSAVSPGTTVTYNADGIGIDGTYKAAIAVVGETPYAEGAGDRPGSMSLSSTDLATLTRLRASGVPVVVVLVSGRPLDIAAELGGWDALVAAWLPGTEGQGVADVLFGDHNPTGTLPMTWMQSASQQPINAGDGKPALFPLGAGDRFPATQSPYSLIGAAYYDEQSGTLLERCTDSGCGQNVGWIGNGDSLGYYGVDFGSPTPVRVTTRLASGSTATGTIEYRLDSVSGPLIASVPVSNTGGWQTWATTTTNLSSTATGVHRLYLVFRTSATADFVNVNWFQLSR